A stretch of Longimicrobiaceae bacterium DNA encodes these proteins:
- the hemC gene encoding hydroxymethylbilane synthase, with protein sequence MSPASGPIRIASRGSELALWQARAVERALRDADPGTPVEIQVVRTTGDRILDVPLAKIGDKGLFTKELDEALLRGDADLAVHSLKDVPTRLPDGLEIVAVTAREDPRDVLIRRDRVPGALADLPDGTRVGTSSLRRRAQLRALRPDLEVVDLRGNLNTRLAKLDAGEYDAIVLAAAGVLRLGWADRISGYLDAGGWLPAVGQGALAVVARADAAEVRERLRPLHDPATADATAAERAFLQALEGGCQI encoded by the coding sequence GTGAGCCCCGCCTCGGGTCCCATCCGCATCGCGTCCCGGGGGAGCGAGCTGGCCCTCTGGCAGGCCCGCGCCGTGGAGCGCGCCCTCCGCGACGCCGACCCCGGCACCCCGGTGGAGATCCAGGTCGTCCGCACCACGGGCGACCGGATCCTCGACGTCCCCCTCGCCAAGATCGGCGACAAGGGGCTCTTCACCAAGGAGCTGGACGAGGCCCTGCTGCGCGGCGACGCCGACCTGGCGGTGCACTCGCTCAAGGACGTCCCCACCCGCCTCCCCGACGGGCTGGAGATCGTGGCCGTGACCGCCCGGGAAGACCCGCGCGACGTGCTGATCCGCCGCGACCGCGTCCCGGGCGCCCTGGCCGACCTCCCGGACGGGACCCGCGTGGGGACCAGCTCCCTCCGCCGGCGCGCGCAGCTCCGCGCCCTGCGACCGGACCTGGAGGTGGTGGACCTGCGCGGCAACCTCAACACCCGCCTCGCCAAGCTGGACGCGGGGGAGTACGACGCTATCGTCCTCGCCGCGGCCGGGGTGCTGCGGCTGGGCTGGGCCGACCGGATCTCCGGGTACCTGGATGCGGGCGGCTGGCTCCCCGCGGTGGGCCAGGGCGCGCTCGCCGTCGTCGCCCGCGCCGACGCCGCGGAGGTGCGGGAGCGGCTGCGTCCCCTCCACGACCCGGCCACGGCCGACGCCACCGCCGCCGAGCGCGCCTTCCTGCAGGCGCTGGAGGGCGGCTGCCAGATCC
- the lptE gene encoding LPS assembly lipoprotein LptE, with protein sequence MRLASLLAAAVLLLSGCYSFTGGGLPPGIRTLAVVPFENATAEPVLSTDVQLRLQDEIPRKLGVRLADQRVADAILRGRITGFDETTPAFRTTPGVSERVDVVQRQVRITFEAEIVSVRGEQIIWKGNGVSAIGNYQPNSEQAQTGRARAIAEMVQKIIEGAQSQW encoded by the coding sequence GTGCGGCTCGCTAGCCTCCTGGCCGCGGCCGTCCTGCTCCTTTCCGGGTGCTATTCCTTCACCGGCGGGGGGCTCCCGCCGGGGATCCGCACCCTCGCCGTGGTGCCGTTCGAGAACGCCACCGCCGAGCCGGTGCTGAGCACGGACGTGCAGCTCCGCCTGCAGGACGAGATCCCGCGCAAGCTCGGCGTGCGCCTGGCCGACCAGCGCGTGGCCGACGCCATCCTGCGGGGGCGGATCACCGGCTTCGACGAGACCACCCCGGCCTTCCGCACCACCCCCGGCGTCAGCGAGCGGGTGGACGTGGTGCAGCGGCAGGTGCGGATCACCTTCGAGGCGGAGATCGTGAGCGTGCGCGGCGAACAGATCATCTGGAAGGGGAACGGCGTCTCCGCGATCGGCAACTACCAGCCCAACTCCGAGCAGGCGCAGACGGGCCGGGCCCGCGCCATCGCCGAGATGGTGCAGAAGATCATCGAGGGCGCGCAGTCGCAGTGGTGA